In Juglans regia cultivar Chandler chromosome 13, Walnut 2.0, whole genome shotgun sequence, the DNA window GAGGGAGCAGGAGCAAGAGCAACAAGGAGTTGGAGTTCAGCAGAGTCCCCAAATGTCTCCTGCAAGCTCACTTACTGGATTAAGCAGTGCAAGCTCCTTTACAACTTTCCACCGTGGCGCATGGTGCACACCTCCGCGCCTATTTCTTGAAGACCAGGTAATTTTGACCGATCTTCGGCTTTTTGGAGATATAAGTTCCTTGGAGATAACTCTTTGCTTTTCTAGTTTGGTGTATCTGATGTACAACCCTGGTATACTTGGATAGTGCCTTTTCAATCATTAATAAATCTTACTCATAAAATGGTAGTTACTTGGAGAGTCTGCCTCTTAGGTTGGCAGCACTGCCCCGGCAATTGGCTTGTCATCTCCCAAATGATGAATCTGTCCTGTTCGTGCgtatatttgtatttctttcaTATCTGCTAACGGGAACAAGAACGTTGGAAGTAAGGCAGTCTGGGCTGCTTACAATTTATCTCACCAACTAAAATGTAGCATACTAGAACTTCTTGGGTGGTATATTGCCTATAATTATACATCAACATTACACAATTGTGTATGCCTcagattaaataatttatatgcaTCTATGAAGCAAGTACTCCAAAATCCCTAGATTATCAGTGTTCAACATGCATCAGACATGGATACAGCTCAGATACGGTTGGATCCATGTATGGCAATTAAAAAGCTTTCTTGAATGTGGACTCTCTGTTGACTTTGTTGAAGTTTGTGTAATGGAATTATGATGGGGTGGAAGGGTGGAAGGATGGTTTTTGTCATTATACTTGGCTACATTGATGCCTGTTTATTTGTGctcttaggccttgtttgttttccaaaaacatctcatctcatctcacctcatcattacaactttcccaaatccccacacaaaataaaataaacaattcaactttttcaaatcccaaaataacaataatattaaaaaatatattctaacaatattttattcaactttttaactttaatctcaactcatctcatctcatctctgaaaacaaacgagccctaaatgtCATTTGGTGAGTATGAATGTATATCGTTACCATATATGAATGTATATCATTaccatatatgtatattttttaaattaccttatttcttatttattttttgaaatctaaaaatattctaGAATAGATCTTCAAatgcatatttattatttaattaattcatgcaGCCGTCATATTGTGTTCTAGTTTTCAAGAATAACTGTATTTTCATCTGTATCGTATCTTATCTGGTACCAGGCTGCCAAGATGCACATTTCTGTAGCATTTGAATGAACCACTATCTGTTAGAAATTTAGAATGTGCTCTTTTGCCAAATCAGTAAATTTGAATGGcgccatatatatatttttttcatttaaagagGGGGGGAATCTTAAGGGGCTTTATGTAGAAAGTGATCGAAGAAAAACCACAAGCTTGTTAAAATGGAATGAACTGCACCACCTTTTGGATTATGGGTCAAAATTGTCAGAATGCTGAGTTATATATGATTTCTCACTAATCTTCTAGTTGTGGGTTATGCACTTTGTTAGCTGTCTCATCTTTTGGGCACTGCGTAAGTATTTGCAGTGCTTTAACTGGGAACACACTGGTGATCTTTTGTGACttttgggaaatttattatCTGGTGACACAAATCATATGGTTCTGTTTGTCAATGCTGCCATAATTTCTGTACTTTTTGCAGTTCGACGTTGTTCCTCCAGAAACTGTATCTGTGAGTTCATTCGGGAAAAAGGTGGTGGGAGAGGaaacaatgaagaaaaaaaaccctGGGGCTGTGAAGATCAGTCCGTGGACATTAGCACGATTAAATGGAGAAGAGGTTTCAAAGGCAGCTGCTGAGGcaagaaaaaaatccaaaatcttgCAGCCTGTACTCAGACGGGATGCCCCTTTCGGACTAGAACCTGAAAGTAGCTTTGGCAGCAGTGGCCGTCGAATGGTCCCGAGGCCTGAGAGTAATAGAAAGCGAGCAAATAAGCGGGTGCGCCTCCCAGCTGACTTACCGCTTGGGCCCCTGCCAACAGTTTCTGTTAAAGCAGTTGAGAAAGGTTTCAATGAGACATCAACTAGTCTAGCCCCTCTTCAGCTTGAAGCTCGCAGTGCTTTCCAAACAAGCAGAGCAATGTCAAGCTCGGCTGGGAtagtttcttcttctcctgACAGTAGTTTAGACTCACCCGACATTCATCCATTCCGTTCTTCATCGGTTGCTGAAGAGGCGAGGCGGCTGACAGGTCTGCCTACCATTGGTGCAGTTGCTCAGGGGGTAATCCCGCTTTCAAGGTCTACCAGTGATGGTTATGAAGCTTCTGGTGGGGAAGATAGTGACCGAGTTCCTTCCAGAATTGTGCAGAGGTCAACAAACTGGAGTAACCTTCTCTTCAGCTCTGGTCATGATGAGAGGGCTATTAAAATGAATGCTTCATCTTCTACCCAGGCTTACAATAGAAAGCTTTGACcaattatgaatttatgaagTTTCAATCATTTTGATTCCTTGAAGGGGAATAGTTCAACATTCTTTCATTTATTGGCCAAGGTGTTTCAAGCTCCAAGTGACAGACTGCTTTGCCAAAGTGAATTGGTAATGGGCTTTGAGATCTCCGAATCAGGGCGCTTCATGGGGAGGACATCGATGAGGCTGTAcagaaatattaaaatttgagtTCTACCAAGATGAATATGCTTTGTATTTTGCTTGAGCTTCATTGCTTTGTCTGGTGGGTTTCAGGGATTGACAACATCGTGAGTTTGCTGTTATACTGCTTACGATACTCCATTTGTCATCCTTGTGTGGTTTTTGTTAGAAATCAATTCCTCTTGGATGgcttttgttcaactttttaCTGTTACTAACAATTCTCTCTGGACAGACTAAAAAATTTCGTGTTTCCATTGTCATATATCTCGATCGCTTCACGCTTTCTGCTATTGCTAGTCTTTGCAGGCTGCAATCAAAGTCTGCTTGTTTAAATGTCAGAGCCTGTGTAATCTCTGGATCTGTTATGAATGATGAATCACTTCATATGCATGTATATACAAACATGCATAGAATCATCTCAAGTCACCACATGTTGGCAAAACAGATCTCCAACTTCTCCTATCGTGAATGCAGCATAATGTTGAGAAACTTTAAAAGCAAGTTAGAAAGAGTATGGTAGAAAAGTAGGGCTACCCAGTGGTTATTCATAATCGAAGCAAGGTCGCTGGTTCTGGATCCGGAAAGAGGTGGCCTTGGAGAAAAGCCTGCAAATCTCTTAAAACTTTTAAGACTAACCTTAGAACTAGACAACTATTCTACAtaggcccgtttggatagtaagataagatgagatgttttttattaaaagttgaataaaatattattagaatattattttttaatattattattattttgagatttgaaaattttgaattgtttattatattttgcgtgagaatttgaaaaaattataatgatgagatgagatgaaaccgtttctatatccaaatagGACCTTATTTTGCTATGTTGATTTACATCGTTTAACAATATTGTTTGGTCACCAGGGAGATGATTACTgggataataataatattgttgtttttaGCATTTTCACACTTCTAATAGTCTAATAAGGTTTTTGTTTTCCCGTTCATGCAATTTTGAATGGAGACTTTAGtagctttcttttttccctgCCTGAATGAGCATGATGAGAACACATTATAGACAGCTTATTTTGTAGGATTTCTCAGAGTAAAAGACCTCATTTCTATGCATTTTACCCTCGTCATAAAATTGACCCATTTTCCAGCGCTCTGTAATTTTCTCCCATTCTCCAAATGAACTCATTTTTCTCTActatcatatgatttatttttcagtCAACCACGCACTCGAACTACCGAGTGCGTAATGCAATTCAGTCATTCATATTTAACTTGTTTACGAAGGACCTGCAGTGCTTTACAATTTGATGTATTACGTCAAGTCATATAAGTTTGtacatttacttttataaaatagatcaaacTTTTCTCTTTCAAGAACTCTGTTTTGTTTCAAAGACAAAAGTATCATTAGACCATAAGACACAGCTCATTCATCAGTATTCAGACGAGTTCAAAtctgcttgaaaaaaaaaaagaggaagaagaagaagaaacaaaaacaaaggacGAGTAAAACCAGAAAATGGGAAACTCAACAAGACTGCTTTGTGGTGGCAAGATGTCTTAGCAtagttattttcaaatttcaaccagGTTGTAAAAGGGCATCATAATCCGGTTGGATTTTTAGCCTGGAGACACCCAAATCACTATCTAAACAGGACATGGAAGAGTCAGAGACCATAGGTGACAACTTCTCAGGTCCAATATCCAATGCCTATTTTTGTCTGAAATAACGGTTTTATGTCCATTTTCGAAAACTAAAGGTAAAACTCAGTTCAACAACACACATCAAAGGAACTCCAAATCTTATCTAATGAATAATACAATAGCCATCCATCATGATGAGGTGCCCAAACATGAGACTGAcatcaaaccttttttttttttttaatgttgaaaGCTGACGTTATGGATCATGTTGTCCATCACTAGAGGTGAAGCTTGAGTAAGTAGTCCACATCATTGCTTACTCTAAACTGCAACATCCTTCCTTTCATTTTATACTAAAAAGATCGAAAATCCAACACGTCTCTGAACATAGAGAGATAATATAACTCGAATTCTCTATTAAATTCGATGGTCTAATTtagagagagataaatataataaatagatctTACGGTATTTAATATTGTCTGTGTGGAATTCTTGTAAACTGTAAACCACATacaagaatttaatttatttttctattctgtATGTGAAAAAATGCTCCTTTATTTACTTTCAGCAATTAAGGGCTAccaatgatttttattttatttttgaaaaaaaaaagaagcttgcAAGTATAAGTCTTAAACCATTGTTAAAACCTTTGGATCCACGTAAATAATGGTTTTGTGAGTATATCAGCCAGTTGATCTTTGCTGGACACAAAAGAAACCTTGAGAGTCTTGGCCCCCATGCGATCcctttcaaaataataatctaattctACATGCTTGGTACGGTCATGTAGAATTGGATTTACTGATAAATGAGTTGCATCCTAATTGTCACACCACAATGTTGGTGGATCAGTTAAGAAAATTCCAAGTTCcattaaaagaaattgaatcCATAGGATCTCACAAGTAATATTGGCAACAACCTTATACTCAACTTCAGTTGATGATCTTGCAATAGTTGGTTGCTTTTTGGAATCCCAAGAGATAAGGTGTGAcccaaaaaatacacaaaacccACCTGTGGATTTTCTATCATTAGGACAACCAGACCAATCAGCATCGGAGAAAGTGGAAAGTGTGAGTTTGGAAGACTTAGAGAAGTAAAGACCAAAATGAGAGGTGAGTCTAAGATtcctaagaatatttttgacTGCTTGCCAGTGTGGTATCTTTGAGTTATGTATGTATTGATACTTTATTGACAGCAAACGAGATGTCATCAAGGCGAGTGAAGGATAAGTATTGCAAGCTGTCAACCACACCACGATATAAGTGAGGGTCCTCAAAAGTAGTTCCTTGAAATGCCGTGAGTTTAAGAGAGGATGACATGGGAGTGGAAGTTGGCTTGGCATTATGCATATTTGTACGATGAAGAAGatccaaaatatatttagattggTATAAGTACAACCATTTATCATCTCGGTAGATTtcagttcctaaaaagtaatgCAATTGGCCTAAGTTTGTGACGGGAAACGACATGCCGAGTGCAGAAATGAACTCATAAAGTAAATGTAAACTAGACCCATTAACgataatgtcatcaacatatataagaATGAAAACAATATGAGATGCATTAcgataaagaaaaagagaagtatAAGACTGTGACTCTTGAAAATCAAGCGAAAATAGCTTAGTACTGAGCTTAGAAAACCATGCTCGAAGAGCTTGTTTTCGGCTATAAATGGTCTTTTTCAATTTGGACACATGAGAGGGAAAGtcagaatgcacaaaacttgTGGGTTGTCGCATATAAATTGCCTCCTCCAAATCaccatgtaaaaatgcattttatatatctaattgTTGCAGTGGCCAATTGAAAGTAACAGCAAGGGAGAGAAGAATTCGGATCTTGGTGGGTTTAATGATATGGGAAAAAGTTTCAGTGTAGTCGATTCCGACTTGTTGATGAAAGCCTTTGGCCACAAGACGTGTTTTATTCCTTTCTAAGTTCCATCAATTTTCCTCTTGTTTTGAGTATCCATTTGGGACCCAAAACATTGAAGGAGGGTGATGGGGGACCAATTCCCACGTATGGTTGTGTAAAAGGGCATGAACCATTTTCATGGCTTCTCGCCATTTAGAAAATTTAGAGGCCTCAGTGCAGGAGGTGGGCTCTTCTGGAACATCAGTATGTGCAGAGATGGTGAGTGAAAGGAGGGTTTTTGTTGAGGCCAAAGGACAATTCCATCTGTGCGTGTTAGAGTGCATTTAGTGTTTACCTTAGCACGTGTGACTGTTGGATGAGAGTTGTGAGTTTGTGCCGTAGTAGACGATGCCGGAGGAAGCTTAAAGGAAGGACTTGTGAATTTTAGAAGTTGGGAATTTAGGGATTGAGAGGAGCTAGAGGGTGAGAAAAACGTTGGATGTGAATCGGATGGAGAGACTGAAGGTAAAGTTGGATTGAGATTTGATGATAGTGGGATAGATTGGGCTGTAGGTGAAGTGGGTCGAGCAAATTGAAGGAGTGGGCCAGACGAATTTGAGGATGATTGTAACTGCATGTGTGCTGGACGTGTGATGAGTTTGTAAAAAAGGGCTAGTGGGTTGGAGTAAAGGTATGGAAACGGGCCGAGCGTGATAGGATGAATTGGACTTAGAggtaaaaggaaaatgagtttCATCAAAGATTACATATCTAGAGATGTAGGTTCGGCCTAATGGGATATGAAGACAACATTATCCCTTATGATCTGGGTTGTAGCCCATAAAAACACAAAGTGTGACCGAAGGTCCATCTTATGAAAACTATACGGACGTAAATTTAGCCAGCAAGCAATGCCAAAGAtctgaagaaaattataatctgaagattttttaaaaagaatttgaaagggagacttattttttaaaattgggttagacattctatttataagaaaaatagaagttTGAAATGCCTCAGACTAGTATTGACTTGGCATTGATGCCtgtgttaaaaaagaaagtctTGTTTCAACTATATGTATATGACGACGTTCAACCGTTCCATTTTTAGTATGCGAATAAGGGCATGTAAGACAATGAACATTGTCAAAGgattgaagaatttttttaaagagcctAAATTCACTGCCCCAGTTAGATTGAATAGCCAttatattagaagaaaaataattactgACATATTGTAAAAAGGCAATAAAAACTGAGGAAACATATGATTTTGATTGAATTGGGAAAATCCAAATGTACTTAGAGTAATCATCAACAATAGAAAAACCTACAACCATTGGACGATAACACTCGGGCCGAACCCCAAACATCTTGAAATAGTAATTCAAATGGATGTGTGGATCGAGAAGGTGATGGAGAGCGAGGAAGTGCATGTGTTTTGCCTTGATAACAAGCTGAGCAATGGGAAACAGATGTGTGTGAATTGATGGGAAGATTAAAGTAACGAATTATAAAGGCAGTAGTTCTTGGGGATGGATGTCCAAGCCAGAAATGCCACTGGAAGAAGGAAATTCATTCACCAATATGTGCTTGGGGAGAAGCCGAAATTGATGATGAGGTCGTGGCATCTGCAGGCAAGACATACAATCCATTTTTAACGGTGCCCTGAAAGTAGAACCTCCCGAGTTTGCAAATctttcacaagaaaataattagaGTGGAACTCAAAATAGACAGAATTATCATGACAAAACTGAAGAATTGATgacaaattttttgtaattgaGGGAATATGAAGAagttgagaaagaagaaagttgtCAGAGGAGGTGTGAAGATGTGCAAAACCCATGTGCTGAATAGGCATAGTAGAGCCATCTTCGATGCTCACTTGATCCGAGCCCTGGTATGATGAATAATCCAAATAGGTTGCTAAAATCATGTGTGAAATGGTTGGTTGCAACAGTATCAGGAAACCAGGAATTTGTATGATGTGGGGTTGGAGGTATAGTGGTGATATTGGTTGACAGTGAAGGGGGGGAGCAGTTTGATAAATGTGATTAATgtgtgtttggcaagtgagagtacctcaagtactctcactactattctttattttattattactttttacctacttttttactattcattacttttcacctaatttttactactatttaaatattttattattactttttcactactattcacaaacattatcaatacttctcaacacttttcactACTCAAACGTACCTAAATCAATGATAACATGAGAGGGCAGCGTGCCCTGGCTTATTACAAACTTGACATAGAGGCCTATTATCTGGTCGAGTGGAGAAGAAGGAAGGATTATGCAGACCTCCTCCACCTCGACCACGAAAAATCCAAGTTCCTCTTCTCTGATGAGATGGAACAAAGGCTGGAGGTGATTTGATAGTAGTATTGTGAGCGGCTAGAGAATGACCATTGAGAAGTGACTGGGTTTGATGGGCAAGACGCGACTCATGGGTGACAAGAAAACTGTATATTTGTTGAGAAGAAAGAGGGTCAGCCCCAATGGTAAGAGAGGTTACTAGGGGGGGTATAATCAGTCCCAAGCCCAGCAAGTAAATACACTGAAAATTccgatggagagagagaggctggccTGCGGCGTCTAAGGAGGCAGCAAGAACTTGATCAGATAGTGCTAAATTAATTGCAGACAAGAGGAGTTGGTCAAGCAATAACCACCGAGTGTATTTGGGATTTGGGTGATCATCAAGCATGGGGGAGGCATGGAAGAGGATCCATCCACATGACCAAATAGTTGGCGTCCCTTGAGAAAGGGCACCATCTATGCTTTCCATAAAAGAGTCAATGGTGAGTTTTATTGTGATAAAATGACTTGCCGATTATAGAGTAGTAGGAGTAACGAGAAATGGAGGATTCTGTGTAGTGGAGACTGGAGATGAATCACCAGACGCCATTCTGTGTAGTAATGATAGTGGAGATGGAGAATTCGGCTCTGTGACTGAacagaaagggaaaaaaatcgaCGTGCGTCTCGCAAGGCTCTAGATACCATAATGAGATAATTGCTCAGTATGCATACCATGTGCTTGACAGAATACTCGagaaaaattcatttcattcatttgtTTTCCATACCATTCTGCCGTGGCTTTACAGTCTTTATATAGACAATTCTACAACTAACAAATTTCCACGACTTTAGGATCAATTGACACCTGTCCTACCAGAAACGGTTTCTgatttctagaagaatctttgCTCCTCTGCTGTGCGTGGCTGTCCTCTGCTGTGACTGAGTTTTTGCTTGCATTGGTGCTGTTAGCAGCTTCCTTTGGTATTGCAGAAACGTGACTGGCCTTGATTTCTTCCTTAACATGAATAATAATCATTCAGAAATGTTAGGATAATATTGCTAAAGCAGGGCCATTTATTTCAGTGCAATTCAGGAGGCCTTTTATCTTGGGTTGTCAGTTCTGTCACATTATTTCATCAAGTAGTTAAGTAAACGCTTGAGCTAGTTCCCCTCACCCATTTATAATATAGGCTAATGCAGGAttacaaaattcaaaagaacATCAAAGCACACGTGAGTCAATCAATGCCTTCTTTTCAGAGGATCCCAAGGTCTTTACTCTTTAGAAGGATGTAATCAGTAAATTTAATACTGCGGCTAAATGGATGAGTGCTTAATGAAACTGAGACATCGCAATTATTACCACACTGAATTGGAACAAAGTCATTCAATATCATACCTGATCTTGCTTTAAATAAGTATCATGAATGATAGTTCGAGCACAATAAGACCCAATACAAATCCCACTTTTATCAGGAACATGAGAATGAAAACAAACCATAATGCGTAACAAAAAAGAACCGCACTGTTGTCGatcaaaaacaacaaataagaCCAAATTCAGAATTGAGATCTCATCTAAGggtattcattcattcatatggaaAGCTTCACATACTACAAACCAGAAACGAATGTAGCAAGGAAAAGACAgcccaaaagagaaaaagtaattGAAATAAAGGTTTGGAGCATCAATTACAGAGGTCACTAACCTCATCCTAAATCAACTTATCACAACTGAAACTACATGAGGGACCTTCCCATCATCAAATGGCAAGCTAACATACTCCCTAGCAAACTCCTCAGCAATCTCGATGGCTAGCTCCCCATGAATTGCCTTGCAATACATATACAACACCGTGTTCGCTGCGGCATTGTAAAGCAGAAGTAGCATAAGCAAAGTGGAGGTCGCCACAATTTGCACAACAAACCCCCAACTTCTCCACCCTTCACTTGCTCCATCCGATCCCACCGCCGAAACCGCACCCGTCCAAACCACAATCCCCGCAAAAGTCCCAAAAAACAATAACAACGACAGCGCTACCCCTCTCATACCCTTGATCAAACTCGCACTCCGCCTCAGCGGCTCGAAACCCCAGCTAGATTCCACCACCACAACCACACATGCGAGGGTCCAATTCACTTGCAAATATACAAATACCATAGCCAAAAGAAGCAACACAACCCCGTAAAACGTTACAAAATAAGGTGAAGAATACTCGACCTCAATCCCAAACAGCTCGATCACTCTCGTTACGAAGAACAAGAAAAGCCCAAAAGCAATGGCAAGCAGAGAGACAACGACCTGGGAAATGATGACCGTCACCAAGAGGGGCAAGAAAGAAGTGAAAATTGATTTGATTGCGGAGACAAGCTTGACGGGTCGGCCATAGAAGCCGTGGAAGACGCTGAAGGTGATGGAGCCGAAAGCGAAGAGAGAGAAGGCTAAGACGAAGACGGtgtagaggagagagaggatAAGGGAGTTGGAGGAGATGGGTGGTTgttgttgatgatgatggtcATGGAAATTAAAAGGGAGAGATCTGAGGAGGACTTGGGAGTTGTTAGGCGTGGGATCGGTAAGGAGTTGTATAAGCGTCGGGTAGACGACGAGggagaaggagagagggaggagaaagAGGACGGAGAGGGCGAGGAAGTGACGAGCGTGTGCATTGAGGATGCGCTTCGATTCAGAGAGAACCGTGCAGATGCCCAGACGCGGTGCTGGGGTCGCCATGCCGGAATCGAATTGATCGTCCCACTTGAAAAAATTAGCGAGCTTGGAGATGAATGAAAAAGCGTGATgatggagaaggaagaagaagcagaCGGGAGGCGGTGGCGGCGGGATTCGTTTGTCGtttgtttcctttcttctcGAGAAAGGTAGATTGGATTGATTTCAGTGATCAGCTTGTTAAGTTGTGAAGGGGGGAATGGTCTGTCTCTTggattaaataaaagaataaatatagacaaAGACAACCTCGTTCCCATCACGCATGACGCAACCGGGCTCCGTTGtatgaatattatatttctCCTGAATATTGGCGTAAGAGaggaaatatatttataattgtgaattatgtaattattgtgtaattattttaaaaaaataaataaaatataaagtatatttgaaaaaaaattatttttttaatagtggactctattcttttttaaagaaagtgaTTATGCGACGTTTACACATTTtatgattgtatgtagaattactcttagaGTAATGTTACGACTGAAATCTATgtctagataattttatttttaaaattttttaaaattataaaaatattttttttattatttaataaagaaCTCGCATATATAGTCTTCAAGTAGAGAttgcaaataaaacttctccCGAATATAGAATTATATAGTAGTATTTATCAATagtgaataatttataaataataattaaaaatttttagacAAGATAACATAAGGCTTGATTTCGAAATCTAAGAATAATCTTCCATCTctatatcaaaattttcttttataaataatagtaaattatttattaataataataaaataatctaaaaatatataagaataactATGTTCCCAAATATGGGCTTAAATACAAATTAGAATGTGCTCGTTTGATTCTGTGCACGTTCCATAGAAATGGCTTTGATTAATATGCGTAGTGGACCAATGGTcccatattatattattatattagaataacatattatatttcttttaattttctcatcCTGATTATATGAGTTAAAAGTATCATATTTTAAGATATCGATAAATTAagttatttgtgaataatagttaaataatttaaattaatatgttatattggattttaaaaaataggaataaaaaagttaaataaaaatattataaaataaaaaagttttgttataatataatttttattttgaaatttaaaagttgtattattttttatatttcgtgtggaagtttagaaaaattataatgattaggtaatgattaaataaaaaaaattaaaaattaaaaaataaaaaaatatttatatttaaataatatttaaaatgaaaattatgaaatgagGTGACATAATCTCACTTATCAAACAAGGCTTGACTCttacgtgcttgaattaaattgtAATTTGCAAATCATTGATctattaaactatttttttttgcctccccttaattttttaataggagATTGATAGTGATACATAATTTTCAAAGGAActttattataaatcaaatattgtcGTGGCATATGAAATATGTCTTCCTATCTAATTtgtaagagaaatgatacttgcagttgtAAGTGAGCAAGCGCCatgtagtcattttgaaaaaagtgaataaatatgatatccacataaaaataaattaattttttaataatagactctactattttttaaaacgattgtacagtgtttatacattctataattttatatagcattactcaatttttaaatagaaaaactcattcagtagataaataaaaagaactcGGCATATGCCAATAAGCCACCTTTGATAGTGTGTGGCGGTATCGGATCCAAACTCAGCACAATAATCAATGGTCTTATAGTTTGACGCTATTTCCCCCTTCATGGCAAAAGAAATATCTCGATATTAAATCACCAGatcaaatcatttatttttaaaaaataatgattcaCAGGAAATATTTCTTATTGTTGAGATTAACGGGTAATCAGCAATTAAGTTAAAGTGAAATagcagaaacaaataaaaaaaaattaataattacacaCATAACATTAAGATTGAAGTGGTTCGACTCAGTGTGAGCTTACATCTGTTAGCGGGGTCGGTCTTAATGAATTCACTATCAATAAAAGTGGAGCACAAGAGATCAATCACAAAATCCTCAATCTTAGTGCCCCCAATACACTCAATGAACTCTCATGAATCTCACAAAatgatctctctttctctctctttattctGGCTACTCAAAATTCCaaacaatgaaaaataacatgtatttatattgtatga includes these proteins:
- the LOC109020830 gene encoding uncharacterized protein LOC109020830, whose protein sequence is MATPAPRLGICTVLSESKRILNAHARHFLALSVLFLLPLSFSLVVYPTLIQLLTDPTPNNSQVLLRSLPFNFHDHHHQQQPPISSNSLILSLLYTVFVLAFSLFAFGSITFSVFHGFYGRPVKLVSAIKSIFTSFLPLLVTVIISQVVVSLLAIAFGLFLFFVTRVIELFGIEVEYSSPYFVTFYGVVLLLLAMVFVYLQVNWTLACVVVVVESSWGFEPLRRSASLIKGMRGVALSLLLFFGTFAGIVVWTGAVSAVGSDGASEGWRSWGFVVQIVATSTLLMLLLLYNAAANTVLYMYCKAIHGELAIEIAEEFAREYVSLPFDDGKVPHVVSVVIS